Proteins encoded in a region of the Cytobacillus pseudoceanisediminis genome:
- a CDS encoding J domain-containing protein, with amino-acid sequence MNITDAVAQLHKAGIKANGADIERWIEEGKMKADRSPRRQISYTIKTKDLNDFIIKKHEELYQQKLEGILVQVKDLKGQIEILNTRVQIEESKVRSLKKMIQAQNMIADEEIKPGKLLGLKPDEDMQLIRKEFKKLLKALHPDRGGDERLFKVFNEHYKNII; translated from the coding sequence ATGAACATTACTGATGCTGTGGCACAATTACATAAAGCTGGAATAAAGGCGAATGGGGCCGACATTGAGCGCTGGATTGAAGAAGGAAAAATGAAAGCGGATCGAAGCCCCAGGAGGCAAATCAGCTACACAATTAAGACGAAGGATCTCAATGATTTCATCATCAAAAAACATGAAGAGCTTTATCAGCAAAAACTAGAAGGGATCCTCGTGCAAGTTAAAGACCTTAAAGGACAAATAGAGATCCTGAATACTAGAGTCCAAATAGAGGAATCCAAAGTTAGATCATTGAAGAAAATGATACAAGCCCAAAATATGATTGCTGATGAAGAAATCAAGCCTGGAAAGCTTCTGGGCTTGAAACCTGATGAGGATATGCAATTGATCCGTAAAGAATTCAAGAAACTGCTAAAAGCCCTCCATCCAGACCGAGGCGGTGATGAAAGGCTTTTTAAGGTATTTAATGAACATTATAAAAACATCATCTAA
- a CDS encoding DUF2164 domain-containing protein: protein MFLKITKEQQQKMIEDIQIFFSEERDEEISEFGAERVLDFVKESLAPHFYNAAISDVKHVVEQQYASMEDEILTLERPIK from the coding sequence ATGTTTTTAAAAATAACAAAAGAGCAGCAGCAAAAGATGATCGAGGATATCCAGATTTTTTTCTCTGAAGAAAGAGATGAGGAAATATCTGAGTTCGGTGCAGAAAGGGTGCTGGATTTTGTTAAAGAGTCATTGGCCCCGCATTTTTACAATGCAGCAATTTCAGATGTTAAGCATGTAGTGGAGCAGCAATATGCTTCAATGGAGGATGAAATCCTGACTCTCGAGCGCCCTATAAAGTAA
- a CDS encoding GNAT family N-acetyltransferase, whose protein sequence is MRNYPQDTGGVTEMEIGYLFARREWGKGYAAEAALACKEYGFKSLKYKKLVSIINVKNFASIRVAEKAGMKKEKTFLRAGNKMYVYSISNG, encoded by the coding sequence GTGCGGAATTACCCCCAGGATACAGGCGGCGTTACAGAAATGGAGATTGGCTATTTGTTTGCCAGGCGTGAATGGGGAAAAGGCTATGCGGCGGAAGCGGCATTAGCCTGTAAGGAATATGGGTTTAAAAGCTTAAAATATAAAAAGCTGGTTTCCATTATAAATGTGAAAAATTTTGCTTCTATCCGTGTTGCGGAAAAAGCTGGCATGAAAAAGGAAAAAACATTTCTCAGAGCGGGAAATAAGATGTATGTATATTCCATATCAAACGGTTAG
- a CDS encoding LacI family DNA-binding transcriptional regulator yields MANIKDIAKKAGVSVTTVSRVLNNHPYVSEDKREAVLRVMEEFNYQRNINAVHLSKGETLLIGVVVPFTNHPYFGQLVEGIANEAMKNNYKLVLFQTNYEEDREIEALKMLQHKQIDSLIICSRICEWDVINQFTEYGPIVLCEDARNRNVSSTFIDHYMSFSNALEYLHNKGHQKIGYCIGRKTGANSRQRGKAYADFLKRIDEPYKEEFIFYECLHFEHGEEVVRRLSNMDNPPSALLVTNDFAAAGIVTSCRENGIHIPDDLAIMGFDNQPIAKIMHITTLEIPLVQMGRQLLLQAIDGKKHTHQEISVKLIERQTV; encoded by the coding sequence ATGGCAAATATAAAAGACATCGCTAAAAAGGCAGGAGTTTCAGTTACGACCGTATCCAGAGTGCTGAATAATCATCCTTATGTAAGTGAGGATAAAAGGGAAGCTGTCTTGCGGGTGATGGAGGAATTCAATTATCAGCGAAATATTAATGCAGTCCATTTAAGTAAAGGGGAAACACTTCTTATAGGGGTCGTAGTTCCTTTTACCAATCATCCTTATTTCGGCCAGCTGGTAGAAGGGATTGCAAATGAGGCCATGAAAAACAACTATAAATTAGTTCTTTTTCAAACAAATTACGAGGAAGACAGGGAGATTGAAGCTCTAAAAATGCTTCAGCATAAACAAATCGACTCTTTAATCATCTGTTCCAGAATCTGCGAATGGGATGTCATCAATCAGTTTACCGAGTATGGCCCCATTGTTCTCTGTGAAGATGCGAGGAATCGTAATGTATCATCTACTTTTATCGACCATTACATGAGTTTCTCTAATGCTTTAGAGTATCTGCATAACAAAGGGCATCAGAAAATCGGGTATTGCATTGGAAGAAAGACTGGTGCCAACAGCAGGCAGCGCGGAAAGGCTTATGCTGATTTTTTAAAACGAATTGACGAACCATATAAGGAAGAATTTATCTTCTATGAATGTCTGCATTTTGAGCATGGCGAAGAAGTGGTCCGGCGATTATCGAACATGGATAATCCCCCATCTGCTCTGCTGGTAACAAATGATTTTGCTGCTGCCGGAATAGTAACTTCCTGCAGGGAAAACGGCATCCATATTCCGGATGATCTGGCAATCATGGGATTTGATAACCAGCCAATAGCCAAAATCATGCACATTACAACACTTGAAATTCCGCTGGTTCAAATGGGAAGGCAGCTGCTTCTTCAAGCGATTGATGGTAAAAAGCACACACATCAGGAGATATCGGTGAAGCTGATCGAACGGCAAACCGTATAG